Proteins from a genomic interval of Mycolicibacterium grossiae:
- a CDS encoding MspA family porin, producing the protein MIIGFAGRVVVLATSIAFVTVPTAVAEPDPADPPTAGAPVEHGVARVPSPPPQTTVTPDGWTLTLGARDETQIANAPLTTALSSREYVVGGIFDGTLAGPPDVGEIPAGTIEVGYQIGCGIDMSTSNGVTLTGTVGASPSVGLAGVDLASPALDGLVPVLTTPVTGGVAVGLKPGIVNIVPVTKKEFEGATPWVMISNFHVKIDGCVGQSFIRSYAFLTRSTKMSDAILAYYGETKMV; encoded by the coding sequence GTGATCATCGGTTTCGCCGGCCGCGTCGTCGTCCTGGCCACGTCGATCGCGTTCGTGACCGTGCCGACGGCCGTCGCCGAACCGGATCCCGCCGATCCGCCCACCGCGGGCGCGCCCGTCGAGCACGGCGTCGCCCGGGTGCCGTCACCCCCGCCGCAGACCACCGTCACCCCCGACGGTTGGACCCTGACACTCGGTGCGCGCGACGAGACGCAGATCGCGAATGCGCCGCTGACCACCGCCCTGTCATCGCGCGAGTACGTCGTCGGTGGGATCTTCGACGGGACGCTCGCCGGCCCACCGGACGTCGGCGAGATCCCCGCCGGGACCATCGAGGTGGGCTACCAGATCGGCTGTGGCATCGACATGAGCACGTCGAACGGCGTGACGCTGACCGGCACGGTCGGTGCGTCGCCGTCGGTCGGGCTCGCCGGCGTGGACCTGGCGTCGCCGGCGCTGGACGGCCTCGTGCCGGTGCTCACCACGCCGGTCACCGGCGGCGTCGCCGTGGGGTTGAAACCCGGCATCGTCAACATCGTCCCGGTGACCAAGAAGGAGTTCGAGGGCGCGACGCCGTGGGTGATGATCAGCAACTTCCACGTGAAGATCGACGGCTGCGTCGGCCAGTCCTTCATCCGGTCGTACGCGTTCCTCACCCGGTCGACCAAGATGTCGGACGCCATCCTGGCGTACTACGGCGAGACCAAGATGGTGTGA
- the glgP gene encoding alpha-glucan family phosphorylase, producing MKALRRFTVRAHLPERLAALERLSVNLRWSWDKPTQDLFASIDPGLWQRVGADPVALLGAISPKRLDALAVDDEFLHRLDHLAADLDDYLARPMWYQERAAAGEAMPSGIAYFSMEFGVAEVLPNYSGGLGILAGDHLKSASDLGLPLIAVGLYYRSGYFRQSLTADGWQHENYPSLDPQGLPLRLLTDQSGDPVLVSVELPGDGVLNARVWIAQVGRIPLLLLDSDIPETEHDLRGVTDRLYGGDQEHRIKQEILAGIGGVRAIRAFTAVEGRPEPQVFHMNEGHAGFLGVERIRELVTDGGLDFDTALAVVRSSTVFTTHTPVPAGIDRFPVSLVERYFGSPTGDPTGSDAPLLPGVPLDRIVAFGAEDDPSKFNMAHMGLRLAQRANGVSLLHGRVSRGMFNALWQGFDTEEVPIGSITNGVHAPTWAAPQWVQLGRELIGSDDLGSLSEPDTWQRLQQVDPGHLWWIRSQLRGLLIEDVRGRLRRSWLERGASEAELGWIATAFDPDVLTIGFARRVPTYKRLTLMLRDPERLERLLLDEQRPVQLIVAGKSHPADDGGKALIQQVVRFADRPEVRHRIAFLPDYDMSMARLLYWGCDVWLNNPLRPLEACGTSGMKSALNGGLNLSIRDGWWDEWYDGDNGWEIPTADGLADESRRDDLEAAALYDLVAKAVTPRFYERDEHGVPQRWVEMVRHTLQALGPKVLASRMVRDYTEKYYAPAAQSLHRTIEAVDGVPFGAARGLAEYRRRAERAWPDIRISDVDSYGLPDTPLLGSELTLTATVHLAGLGPDEVVVEAVVGRVDAADALVEPTTVRMAHTGTGEGGSELFSTTTPLPIAGPVGYTVRVLPSHPLLASTNELGLVTLA from the coding sequence GTGAAAGCACTTCGCCGGTTCACCGTCCGTGCTCACCTCCCCGAGCGGCTCGCCGCCCTGGAACGCCTCTCGGTCAACCTGCGCTGGTCGTGGGACAAACCCACCCAGGACCTGTTCGCGAGCATCGACCCCGGGCTGTGGCAGCGGGTGGGCGCCGACCCGGTGGCGCTGCTGGGCGCGATCAGCCCGAAGCGTCTCGACGCACTGGCGGTCGACGACGAGTTCCTGCACCGGCTCGACCACCTCGCGGCCGATCTCGACGACTATCTCGCCCGGCCGATGTGGTACCAGGAGCGCGCCGCGGCCGGCGAGGCCATGCCGTCGGGCATCGCCTACTTCTCCATGGAATTCGGCGTCGCCGAGGTGCTGCCCAACTACTCCGGCGGTCTCGGCATCCTCGCCGGTGACCACCTCAAGTCGGCGTCCGACCTGGGGCTGCCGCTGATCGCCGTCGGGCTGTACTACCGCTCCGGCTACTTCCGGCAGTCGCTGACCGCCGACGGCTGGCAGCACGAGAACTACCCGTCGCTGGATCCGCAGGGGCTGCCGCTGCGGCTGCTCACCGACCAGTCCGGCGACCCGGTGCTGGTGAGCGTCGAGCTGCCCGGTGACGGTGTGCTGAACGCCCGGGTGTGGATCGCGCAGGTGGGTCGAATCCCGTTGCTGCTGTTGGATTCCGACATCCCGGAGACCGAGCACGACCTGCGCGGGGTCACCGACCGCCTGTACGGCGGCGACCAGGAGCACCGCATCAAGCAGGAGATCCTCGCCGGCATCGGCGGCGTACGGGCCATCCGCGCCTTCACGGCGGTGGAGGGCAGGCCCGAGCCGCAGGTCTTCCACATGAACGAGGGCCACGCCGGCTTCCTCGGCGTGGAGCGCATCCGCGAACTGGTCACCGACGGCGGGCTCGACTTCGATACCGCCCTGGCGGTGGTCCGGTCCTCGACGGTGTTCACCACCCACACCCCGGTCCCGGCGGGCATCGACCGCTTCCCCGTGTCGCTGGTCGAGCGGTACTTCGGCAGCCCCACCGGCGACCCGACGGGTTCCGACGCGCCGCTGCTGCCCGGTGTGCCGCTGGACCGCATCGTGGCCTTCGGCGCCGAGGACGACCCGTCGAAGTTCAACATGGCGCACATGGGGCTGCGGCTCGCCCAGCGCGCCAACGGGGTGTCGCTGCTGCACGGCCGCGTCAGTCGCGGCATGTTCAACGCGCTGTGGCAGGGCTTCGACACCGAGGAGGTGCCGATCGGCTCCATCACCAACGGCGTGCACGCCCCCACCTGGGCGGCGCCGCAGTGGGTGCAGCTGGGCCGCGAACTCATCGGCAGTGACGACCTCGGTTCGCTAAGCGAGCCGGACACCTGGCAGCGGCTGCAGCAGGTCGACCCGGGCCACCTGTGGTGGATCCGCTCGCAACTGCGCGGACTGCTCATCGAGGACGTGCGCGGCCGGCTGCGCCGGTCGTGGCTCGAGCGCGGCGCGTCGGAAGCCGAACTGGGGTGGATCGCCACGGCCTTCGACCCGGACGTGTTGACCATCGGCTTCGCCCGCCGGGTCCCGACCTACAAGCGGCTGACGCTGATGCTGCGCGATCCGGAGCGCCTCGAGCGGCTGCTCCTCGACGAGCAACGCCCGGTGCAGCTCATCGTCGCGGGCAAGTCGCACCCCGCCGACGACGGCGGCAAGGCGCTGATCCAGCAGGTGGTGCGGTTCGCCGACCGGCCCGAGGTGCGGCACCGCATCGCGTTCCTGCCGGATTACGACATGTCGATGGCCCGGCTGCTGTACTGGGGCTGCGACGTCTGGCTCAACAACCCGCTGCGGCCGCTGGAGGCGTGCGGCACCTCGGGCATGAAGAGCGCGCTGAACGGCGGGCTGAACCTCTCGATCCGCGACGGCTGGTGGGACGAGTGGTACGACGGCGACAACGGCTGGGAGATCCCGACCGCCGACGGCCTGGCCGACGAGTCACGGCGCGACGACCTGGAGGCCGCGGCGCTCTACGACCTGGTCGCCAAGGCCGTGACGCCCCGGTTCTACGAGCGCGACGAACACGGCGTGCCGCAGCGGTGGGTCGAGATGGTGCGCCACACGCTGCAGGCGCTGGGGCCCAAGGTGCTGGCGTCGCGGATGGTGCGCGACTACACCGAGAAGTACTACGCGCCGGCCGCGCAGTCACTGCACCGCACGATCGAGGCGGTCGACGGCGTGCCGTTCGGGGCGGCCCGGGGACTGGCCGAGTACCGCAGGCGCGCCGAGCGGGCCTGGCCGGACATCCGGATCAGCGACGTCGACAGCTACGGCCTGCCGGACACGCCGCTGCTGGGCTCCGAGCTGACGCTGACCGCCACCGTGCACCTCGCCGGTCTCGGCCCCGACGAGGTGGTCGTCGAGGCCGTCGTCGGCCGCGTCGACGCGGCCGACGCGCTGGTGGAGCCGACCACCGTGCGGATGGCGCACACCGGCACCGGCGAGGGTGGCAGCGAGCTGTTCTCGACCACGACGCCGCTGCCGATCGCCGGACCGGTGGGCTACACCGTCCGGGTGCTGCCGTCGCATCCGCTGCTGGCGTCGACCAACGAACTCGGACTGGTCACCCTGGCGTGA
- a CDS encoding Vgb family protein, whose translation MSRILEVPLDGGPYAVAAGPDGAMWVTLVHGGAIARVSSIGDVERHPVGVDAKPSIITAGRDGALWFTRAGDDGIGRITTTGEQSVLHLRSGSAPFGITVGPDGAPWFTTMGSGVGLGVAAGTVGRVESDGTVREWPVGGMPSMITAGPDGALWFTMNQADAIGRMDTSGALTTRELPTRGAGPVGIAATHDDAVWFTEVRADKVGRIPMDEAIQELDLPGRPHAVVADPTGGVWVSLWEADQIARVSADGEVATIDLPAGSEPHGMAVAEDGALWVALEAGYLVRLPVG comes from the coding sequence GTGAGCCGCATCCTGGAGGTGCCCCTCGACGGCGGCCCCTACGCCGTGGCGGCGGGACCGGACGGCGCGATGTGGGTGACGCTGGTGCACGGCGGCGCCATCGCCCGGGTGTCGTCCATCGGCGACGTCGAGCGTCACCCGGTGGGCGTCGATGCCAAGCCGTCGATCATCACCGCGGGCCGTGACGGCGCGCTGTGGTTCACCCGCGCCGGCGACGACGGCATCGGGCGCATCACCACCACCGGTGAGCAGTCGGTGCTCCACTTGCGTTCGGGCAGTGCTCCGTTCGGCATCACGGTCGGTCCCGACGGCGCACCGTGGTTCACCACCATGGGCTCCGGGGTGGGTCTCGGGGTGGCCGCCGGCACGGTGGGCCGCGTCGAGTCCGACGGCACCGTGCGCGAGTGGCCCGTCGGCGGGATGCCGTCGATGATCACGGCCGGTCCGGACGGCGCACTGTGGTTCACCATGAACCAGGCCGACGCGATCGGCCGGATGGACACCTCGGGTGCGTTGACGACGCGCGAGCTGCCCACGCGCGGCGCCGGGCCGGTCGGCATCGCGGCGACCCACGACGACGCCGTGTGGTTCACCGAGGTCCGGGCGGACAAGGTCGGCCGCATCCCGATGGACGAGGCCATCCAGGAACTCGACCTGCCCGGCAGGCCGCACGCCGTGGTGGCCGACCCCACCGGCGGCGTGTGGGTGAGCCTGTGGGAGGCCGACCAGATCGCACGGGTGAGCGCCGACGGGGAGGTCGCGACGATCGACCTGCCCGCGGGCAGCGAACCGCACGGCATGGCGGTCGCCGAGGACGGCGCGCTGTGGGTCGCGCTCGAGGCCGGCTACCTGGTGCGGCTGCCCGTCGGGTGA
- a CDS encoding alpha-1,4-glucan--maltose-1-phosphate maltosyltransferase translates to MAGRIGIDDVAPVVSGGRYPAKAVVGEVVPVRATVWREGHDAVAATLVVRYHGSTPPRLAEAPPGLPAAEVQAVPIEEVVTPAPKIKPQQLAMAPGREPDSFHGQFVPDAVGLWTYRVDGWGDPLSTWRKNVTAKLDAGQGESELDNDLIVGAQLLERAATGVARQDRYPLIDAAARLREPGDPFHRAGGALAPEVTALLERYPLRELVTRGETYGVWVDRPLARFSSWYEFFPRSTGGWDAEGNPVHGTFATAAKALPRVARMGFDIVYLPPIHPIGKVHRKGRNNSVTAGPKDVGSPWAIGSKKGGHDAIHPKLGTISDFDDFVAAARAENLDVAIDLALQCAPDHPWAKDHPEWFTVLPDGTIAYAENPPKKYQDIYPLNFDNDPAGLYAEVLRVVKYWISHGVKVFRVDNPHTKPPNFWAWLIEEAKREDPDVLFLSEAFTRPARLFGLAKLGFTQSYTYFTWRTAKWELIEFGEQIAEHADYARQSLWPNTPDILHESLQHGGPGMFAIRAVMAATMSPTWGMYSGFELFEGQAVREGSEEYLDSEKYELRPRDFDAALARGESLEPFITRLNEIRRTHPALAEQRTIKFHSIDNDALLAYSKFDPVTGDCVLVVVTLNAFGPEEATLWLDMAALGMEDWDRFWVRDEITGDEYQWGQANYVRIDPARAVAHVINMPSIPEDKRLNLLRRE, encoded by the coding sequence GTGGCCGGTCGTATCGGAATCGACGACGTCGCGCCCGTGGTCTCGGGTGGACGTTATCCGGCGAAGGCAGTGGTGGGCGAGGTGGTTCCGGTCCGGGCCACGGTGTGGCGGGAGGGCCACGACGCGGTCGCCGCCACCTTGGTGGTCCGCTACCACGGGTCGACGCCCCCGCGGCTCGCCGAGGCGCCCCCGGGTCTGCCGGCCGCCGAGGTGCAGGCGGTGCCGATCGAGGAGGTCGTGACGCCGGCGCCGAAGATCAAGCCGCAGCAGCTGGCGATGGCGCCCGGCCGGGAGCCCGACTCGTTCCACGGCCAGTTCGTGCCCGACGCCGTGGGCCTATGGACCTACCGCGTCGACGGTTGGGGCGACCCGCTGAGCACCTGGCGCAAGAACGTCACGGCCAAGCTCGACGCCGGTCAAGGCGAGTCGGAGCTGGACAACGACCTGATCGTGGGCGCCCAGCTGCTCGAGCGTGCCGCGACCGGCGTCGCGCGTCAGGACCGCTATCCCCTCATCGATGCGGCCGCGCGATTGCGCGAGCCCGGTGATCCCTTCCACCGGGCCGGCGGCGCACTGGCTCCGGAGGTCACCGCGCTGCTGGAGCGGTATCCGCTGCGCGAACTCGTCACCCGCGGCGAGACGTACGGGGTCTGGGTGGACCGGCCCCTGGCCCGGTTCAGTTCGTGGTACGAATTCTTCCCGCGGTCGACGGGCGGCTGGGACGCCGAGGGCAACCCGGTGCACGGCACCTTCGCCACGGCCGCCAAGGCGCTGCCCCGGGTGGCGCGGATGGGCTTCGACATCGTCTACCTCCCGCCGATCCACCCGATCGGCAAGGTGCACCGCAAGGGACGCAACAACAGCGTGACCGCGGGACCGAAGGACGTCGGCTCGCCGTGGGCGATCGGCAGCAAGAAGGGTGGCCACGACGCGATCCACCCGAAGCTGGGCACGATCTCCGACTTCGACGACTTCGTCGCCGCCGCCCGCGCCGAGAACCTGGACGTGGCGATCGACCTCGCGCTGCAATGCGCGCCGGACCACCCGTGGGCCAAGGACCACCCCGAGTGGTTCACCGTGCTGCCCGACGGCACCATCGCCTACGCGGAGAACCCGCCGAAGAAGTACCAGGACATCTATCCGCTGAACTTCGACAACGACCCGGCGGGGCTGTACGCCGAGGTGCTGCGGGTGGTGAAGTACTGGATCTCGCACGGCGTCAAGGTGTTTCGCGTCGACAACCCGCATACCAAGCCACCGAACTTCTGGGCGTGGCTCATCGAGGAGGCCAAGCGGGAGGATCCCGACGTCCTGTTCCTCTCCGAGGCGTTCACCCGCCCTGCGCGGCTGTTCGGCCTGGCAAAGCTCGGGTTCACGCAGTCCTACACCTACTTCACCTGGCGCACCGCCAAGTGGGAACTGATCGAGTTCGGCGAGCAGATCGCCGAGCACGCCGACTACGCCCGGCAGAGCCTGTGGCCCAACACCCCGGACATCCTGCACGAGTCGCTGCAGCACGGCGGCCCCGGCATGTTCGCGATCCGCGCGGTCATGGCGGCGACCATGAGCCCGACCTGGGGCATGTACTCCGGCTTCGAGCTGTTCGAGGGTCAGGCCGTCCGCGAGGGCAGCGAGGAGTACCTCGACTCGGAGAAGTACGAGTTGCGGCCACGCGACTTCGACGCGGCGCTGGCGCGCGGCGAGTCACTCGAACCGTTCATCACGCGACTCAACGAGATTCGCCGTACCCACCCCGCCCTCGCCGAGCAGCGCACGATCAAGTTCCACAGCATCGACAACGACGCCCTGCTGGCCTACAGCAAGTTCGATCCGGTCACCGGCGACTGCGTGCTGGTGGTCGTGACGCTCAACGCGTTCGGGCCCGAGGAGGCCACCCTCTGGTTGGACATGGCCGCGTTGGGTATGGAGGACTGGGACCGGTTCTGGGTGCGCGACGAGATCACCGGTGACGAATACCAGTGGGGACAGGCCAACTACGTGCGCATCGACCCGGCCCGGGCGGTCGCGCACGTGATCAACATGCCGTCCATCCCCGAGGACAAGCGGCTCAACCTGCTGCGGAGGGAGTGA